A region from the Panthera uncia isolate 11264 chromosome D3 unlocalized genomic scaffold, Puncia_PCG_1.0 HiC_scaffold_8, whole genome shotgun sequence genome encodes:
- the PTGR3 gene encoding prostaglandin reductase 3, producing MAPGSFAEYTVVPARAAAPVASVKPEYVTVPVSGTTAYISLKELGGLSKGKKVLVTAAAGGTGQFAVQLAKKAKCHVIGTCSSGKKSAFLKSIGCDRPINYNAEHVGTVLKQEYPEGVDVVYESIGGAMFDLAVDALATKGRLIVIGFVSGYQTPTGLAPVRAGTLPAKLLKKSASVQGFFLNHYRSEYQAAVEHLLQMCADGDLVCEVDLGDLSAEGRFIGLESVFRAVDYMYMGKNTGKIVLELPHSVNSKL from the coding sequence ATGGCACCTGGCTCTTTCGCGGAGTATACCGTGGTGCCTGCCAGAGCCGCGGCCCCCGTGGCCTCTGTGAAACCCGAGTATGTCACCGTGCCGGTGAGCGGTACCACCGCGTACATCAGCCTGAAAGAGCTCGGAGGACTgtccaaagggaaaaaagttttGGTGACGGCAGCAGCGGGGGGAACGGGCCAGTTTGCCGTGCAGCTTGCCAAGAAGGCCAAGTGCCATGTCATTGGGACCTGCTCTTCTGGTAAAAAGTCCGCTTTTCTGAAATCGATCGGCTGTGATCGCCCCATCAACTATAACGCCGAGCACGTCGGTACGGTCCTGAAGCAGGAGTACCCCGAAGGGGTCGACGTGGTGTATGAATCCATCGGGGGAGCCATGTTCGACTTGGCCGTAGATGCCTTGGCTACCAAAGGGCGCTTGATAGTCATTGGGTTCGTCTCTGGCTACCAGACTCCCACTGGCCTTGCGCCTGTGAGAGCAGGAACCTTACCAGCCAAACTGCTGAAGAAATCCGCCAGCGTTCAGGGCTTTTTCTTGAACCATTACCGTTCTGAGTATCAAGCAGCCGTGGAGCACTTGCTTCAGATGTGTGCGGACGGAGACCTGGTTTGCGAGGTGGACCTCGGAGACCTGTCTGCAGAGGGCAGGTTCATCGGCCTGGAGTCCGTATTCCGGGCTGTCGATTATATGTACATGGGAAAAAACACTGGGAAGATTGTACTCGAACTACCTCACTCTGTCAACAGTAAGCTGTAA